Proteins co-encoded in one Yamadazyma tenuis chromosome 1, complete sequence genomic window:
- the BNA1 gene encoding 3-hydroxyanthranilic acid dioxygenase (COG:E; EggNog:ENOG503P1R4), translating to MLPQPLDLQKWIRENEDLLQPPVNNFLVHRGGFSIMIVGGPNARTDYHINQTPEYFYMFKGTMILKVVDDGEFKDIYIKEGESFLLPPNVPHNPTRFANTIGLVVEQDRPKDLLDKVRWYCRNCKEPIHELEFYCYDLGTQIKEAIINFDKDIDARTCEKCGTLNYSRPQE from the coding sequence ATGCTTCCTCAACCCCTAGATCTCCAGAAATGGATAAGAGAGAATGAGGACCTCCTCCAGCCTCCTGTCAATAACTTCTTGGTTCACAGAGGTGGGTTCTCCATCATGATCGTGGGTGGTCCCAATGCTCGTACCGACTACCACATCAACCAAACCCCAGAATACTTCTACATGTTCAAAGGCACCATGATTTTGAAGGTGGTAGACGACGGAGAGTTCAAGGATATCTATATCAAGGAAGGTGAGTCGTTTCTATTACCTCCCAATGTCCCCCATAACCCTACTCGATTTGCCAATACAATTggattggtggtggagcaAGACAGACCAAAAGATTTACTTGACAAAGTCAGATGGTACTGTCGCAACTGTAAAGAGCCAATCCACGAGCTTGAGTTCTACTGTTATGACTTAGGTACCCAGATCAAAGAAGCCATTATCAACTTCGATAAGGATATCGATGCCCGAACTTGTGAAAAGTGTGGGACCTTGAACTACTCCCGCCCTCAGGAGTAA
- the PUP2 gene encoding proteasome component pup2 (EggNog:ENOG503NWYW; MEROPS:MER0047611; COG:O), translating into MFLTRSEYDRGVSTFSPEGRLFQVEYSLEAIKLGSTAIGIATSEGVILGVEKRVTSPLLEHSSIEKILEVDRHIGCAMSGLTADARSMIDHARVSSLTHDLYYDEEIQVESLTQSVCDLALRFGEGAGGEKRLMSRPFGVALLIAGIDKQNGPQLYHAEPSGTFYRYDAKAIGSGSEGAQAELQNEYHKSLTLKEAELLALKILKQVMEEKLDCKNAQLASVTAEKGFRIYSDEETDEIIKALNEQQAETEEAQD; encoded by the coding sequence ATGTTCTTGACCAGAAGTGAGTACGACAGAGGGGTATCGACCTTCTCTCCCGAAGGAAGATTGTTCCAGGTGGAATATTCGCTCGAGGCCATCAAGTTGGGCTCAACCGCCATTGGAATCGCCACCTCTGAAGGTGTGATTTTGGGTGTCGAAAAAAGAGTAACTTCTCCGTTGTTGGAGCATTCATCAATCGAAAAAATCTTGGAGGTCGACAGACACATAGGCTGTGCCATGTCAGGATTGACGGCTGATGCCCGGTCTATGATAGATCACGCCAGAGTCTCGTCGTTGACCCATGACTTGTACtatgatgaagaaattcaGGTGGAAAGCTTGACCCAGTCAGTGTGCGATTTAGCATTAAGATTCGGTGAAGGTGCTGGCGGTGAAAAGAGGTTGATGTCGAGACCGTTTGGAGTAGCTTTGTTGATTGCCGGTATTGATAAGCAAAACGGGCCCCAATTGTACCATGCAGAACCTTCTGGGACCTTTTACCGGTATGACGCTAAGGCCATTGGATCGGGCTCGGAAGGTGCTCAGGCTGAATTGCAGAATGAGTACCACAAGTCGTTGACGTTGAAAGAAGCCGAGTTGTTGGcgttgaagatcttgaaacaGGTGATGgaagagaagttggatTGTAAGAATGCTCAATTGGCTAGTGTCACGGCTGAAAAGGGTTTCAGAATCTATAGTGACGAGGAAACTGACGAGATTATCAAGGCATTGAACGAGCAGCAGGCCGAGACTGAAGAGGCCCAGGACTAG
- a CDS encoding uncharacterized protein (EggNog:ENOG503PI0Q), which yields MRSFALSMSLISVASALQLQISSNGNLNGRNLYTTHEGAGINYFFVSDAGVAGQELEYDADSKVLSIPDTGDIPYDVTFEGDVLIAGVLGASEVDISDNGDVTINGTSTFFSCNHINDPYQYSGDIYAVLKQETGDNCWPLTLKAVSDDASSTASAPASSTSSYVAPSAPFANTTVTDVSTVTDYTTYCPYPTTITITTCDTTCAPHVVTVSEASTVTVTGTCVVPVASTTTPVPTTVKASTTAKATSSAPKSTVAAISTQANGAAKQVAGMGALALLAALVL from the coding sequence ATGAGATCATTCGCTTTATCTATGTCATTAATTTCTGTGGCTTCGGCCTTGCAACTTCAGATTTCCAGCAACGGAAACTTGAACGGCAGAAACCTTTACACCACCCACGAAGGTGCTGGTATCAACTACTTTTTCGTCAGTGATGCCGGTGTGGCCGGTCAAGAGTTGGAATACGATGCCGACTCCAAGGTACTTTCTATTCCTGACACCGGAGACATTCCATACGATGTGACCTTTGAGGGCGACGTTTTGATTGCGGGGGTTTTGGGAGCTTCTGAGGTTGACATCAGCGACAATGGTGATGTTACCATCAACGGTACCAGCACCTTTTTCAGTTGCAACCACATCAACGACCCATACCAATACTCGGGAGATATCTACGCGGTGTTGAAACAGGAAACTGGGGATAACTGTTGGCCACTCACCTTGAAGGCCGTCTCCGATGATGCTAGCTCGACCGCTTCTGCTCCTGCTTCTTCTACTTCTTCCTACGTGGCTCCATCGGCTCCATTCGCCAACACCACTGTCACTGACGTCTCCACTGTCACTGACTACACCACTTACTGCCCATACCctaccaccatcaccatcaccacctgTGACACCACCTGTGCCCCTCACGTGGTGACTGTTTCTGAAGCAAGCACTGTGACGGTTACTGGTACTTGTGTGGTGCCAGTtgcttccaccaccactccTGTTCCAACCACCGTCAAGGCTAGTACCACTGCTAAGGCCACTTCCAGTGCACCTAAGTCCACCGTTGCAGCTATTTCAACTCAAGCAAACGGAGCTGCTAAGCAGGTTGCTGGTATGGGGGCTTTGGCATTGTTGGCCGCTTTGGTGTTGTAG
- the ATG7 gene encoding Autophagy protein 7 (COG:H; EggNog:ENOG503NW0M): MTQLAYVTIQSFVDSSFFTRLSELKINEYKLESKPQLIFGSLTDPQKLTKFNNVPILNLDYNSFEKQDHHNISGYIHNVNTIEEFKSVGKQQLMSEWGQQLVSQLADGNDQGQFHILSFADLKKYKFYYWVAYPTANSDWVVEEQGTSSFEFDFSHQFTKVSESEYAFIDNCLDSRISSQLKNNLTVLALKGVEKVRVHVFKKEGSVFYDLKLKEPVSKESLKVTGWERTSQGKLGPKLANLGSLIDPHQLADQAVDLNLKLMKWRIAPNLNLDIIKDQKVLLLGAGTLGSYVSRALLGWGVRKITFVDNGRISFSNPVRQPLFTFNDCFADNGQGTKKAVRASQTLKEVFPGVDSHGVELEVPMVGHESSEQNYNKLCELFDNHDVVFLLMDSRESRWLPTVLGLAKNKLVINAALGFDSYLVLRHGTQNQDLGCYYCNDVVAPNDSLTDRTLDQMCTVTRPGAALMASSLAVELMVSVLQSAEGKDASANETGVLGQIPHQIRGFLHNFEQMKLMTPRYQFCSACSSQVVNRYKEEGWSFISRCLSDSKFLEDVCGLKRVQEDTERLDELFGDFDLEEEDDGLQ, from the coding sequence ATGACACAATTAGCGTACGTGACAATCCAGTCGTTTGTTGACTCGTCGTTCTTCACACGTCTCTCGGAGCTCAAGATCAACGAGTACAAACTCGAGTCCAAACCGCAGTTGATATTTGGCTCCCTTACCGATCCTCAGAAACTCACAAAGTTCAATAACGTGCCCATCTTGAACCTTGATTACAATTCTTTTGAAAAGCAGGACCATCACAATATAAGCGGTTATATCCATAATGTGAACACAATTGAGGAATTCAAGTCGGTTGGGAAGCAGCAGTTGATGCTGGAATGGGGTCAACAATTGGTGTCTCAATTGGCCGATGGCAATGACCAGGGTCAATTCCACATTTTATCTTTTgcagacttgaagaagtacaaGTTCTACTATTGGGTGGCCTATCCCACCGCAAACAGTGATTGGGTAGTTGAAGAGCAGGGTACCAGTAgttttgaatttgacttTTCCCATCAGTTCACGAAAGTCTCCGAATCAGAATACGCTTTTATCGATAACTGCCTTGATAGCCGGATTTCAAGTCAGTTAAAGAACAATCTTACAGTGTTGGCCTTGAAAGGTGTCGAAAAGGTTCGTGTCCAtgttttcaagaaagaggGTCTGGTATTTTATGATTTAAAACTTAAAGAGCCAGTTAGCAAAGAGTCTCTCAAAGTCACGGGGTGGGAACGTACGAGCCAGGGGAAATTGGGCCCTAAACTTGCAAATCTCGGATCATTGATCGACCCCCACCAGCTTGCCGATCAGGCAGTCgacttgaatttgaagcTCATGAAATGGAGAATTGCACCCAATTTGAACCTAGACATCATAAAGGACCAAAAAGTATTGCTCCTTGGGGCTGGAACTCTTGGAAGCTACGTATCGCGTGCATTACTTGGATGGGGTGTCAGGAAAATCACCTTTGTTGATAATGGCCGTATATCTTTTTCCAATCCTGTCAGACAACCACTTTTCACATTTAACGACTGTTTTGCAGACAATGGCCAGGGAACAAAAAAAGCGGTTCGTGCTAGTCAAACCTTGAAAGAAGTATTTCCTGGAGTAGATTCGCATGGTGTGGAATTAGAGGTGCCTATGGTAGGACATGAGTCGAGTGAACAGAACTACAATAAATTGTGTGAGCTCTTCGATAACCACGACGTGGTGTTCTTGCTAATGGATTCGCGCGAGTCTCGTTGGCTCCCCACCGTCCTTGGATTAGCCAAGAACAAGCTCGTGATCAATGCCGCTCTAGGGTTCGACAGTTATCTCGTATTAAGACATGGGACCCAGAATCAGGACTTGGGGTGCTACTACTGCAACGATGTGGTGGCCCCAAACGACAGTTTGACCGACCGGACGTTGGACCAGATGTGTACAGTGACACGGCCGGGAGCGGCGTTGATGGCGTCTTCATTGGCTGTGGAGCTCATGGTATCGGTGCTACAAAGTGCTGAGGGTAAAGATGCTAGTGCGAATGAGACCGGAGTCTTGGGACAGATTCCTCACCAAATACGAGGATTTTTGCACAATTTTGAGCAGATGAAACTCATGACACCACGGTACCAGTTCTGCTCGGCCTGTTCTTCTCAAGTGGTGAACCGGTACAAGGAAGAAGGCTGGAGCTTCATTCTGCGGTGTCTTTCTGACTCCAAGTTTTTAGAGGATGTTTGTGGGTTGAAGAGGGTTCAGGAGGATACAGAGCGGTTGGATGAGCTTTTTGGGGACTTCGATCtcgaggaagaagatgacggGTTGCAGTAG
- the alp4 gene encoding gamma tubulin complex Spc97/GCP2 subunit Alp4 (EggNog:ENOG503NWIP; COG:Z) has protein sequence MDTPIDTVTLSNEPRLLQTCVIHDLRFQKARYHGLRDLTDINVQQALITKDLLFTLLGHEGQFIRLSDKYSARDLEVSIGGPEFKIAKNLDISLKLVTKKIIKFGRYYCSINNFLEHYDNESFGKAVQNLCHAIVAFKDKYEKVVIELENSFKYDASFNLNWFDNILNKQISSEMGHFYEIVNMIHNETLKRQREYFHNRDKYLDEYAQTQIGDDFHNPGSVDLFVDPIKFNVCKGGLVLQAIQQRIRAFKGDVVSTTFLTKLFEEVSKDYLNSLNEWLVNGIIDDPFKEFLIKQTSFQSFLKPSMQIYWDEIFKFRYDGLIDQLQSKDIQNKILLTGKYLNIFKHCTGLENFESFNENLMPIKSIFSQDFELKVDNFYKRANKLLMKLIFEGYNFNFVVEYYSKQFLLDNSSGVDNFIEANLNDLQRNKFKISISKLIKSFNNTLLSDENNDLSPLNKSLNSKLEFSINSLSFYDLAKEVLAVEPINAEDAIRDINRGETFEEIVHKNLDNKRQNIASAGSNISPESTGNFRYDPQNADQLTILGVNLSMDLQFPLNLVINYNFNLQYQLVFNNQLFLKFINKLIDNTWKEVSLSHVWNFPGFDRKISKWILRSRVLLNRMRDFVNELHYYISLEVIDKNHKELKSHLESVAHQLKEEPLESSFSEADASGFNGNSSFVKGMTNSYHELFNSKANNTNASPVDIIDLNNLSSKMATILNNILRDTFLVHEKVMNELQELLVLIVSYNQFLNKLKSSLIMMNDELFFQYKEAYPVYMEDKEINSNSVETIYGNLNDELIKYFEGFNNSLTRFMSSINSNLDNSSQQFLNLFQSLENCFPDQ, from the coding sequence ATGGATACCCCCATAGACACGGTGACACTCCTGAACGAGCCGCGGCTTCTTCAGACATGTGTCATACATGATCTAAGGTTTCAGAAAGCCCGGTACCATGGATTGAGAGATTTAACAGATATCAACGTCCAACAAGCGcttatcaccaaagacTTACTTTTCACATTATTGGGCCATGAGGGCCAGTTCATTCGCCTAAGTGACAAGTACAGCGCCAGAGACTTGGAAGTGAGTATCGGTGGGCCCGAGTTCAAGATCgcaaagaacttggacaTTCTGTTAAAGCTCGTCACCAAAAAGATCATTAAATTTGGCCGCTACTACTGCTCgatcaacaacttcttggaaCACTACGACAACGAGCTGTTTGGAAAAGCGGTACAGAACCTTTGCCATGCGATTGTGGCATTTAAGGATAAGTACGAGAAGGTGGTGATAGAGCTTGAGAATCTGTTTAAGTATGATGCGAGCTTTAACTTGAATTGGTTTGAcaacatcttgaacaagcAGATCTCGAGTGAGATGGGCCATTTCTATGAGATCGTAAACATGATACACAACGAGACATTGAAGAGACAACGAGAGTACTTCCACAATCGAGATAAGTACTTGGATGAATATGCTCAGACGCAGATAGGAGACGACTTCCACAACCCTGGGTCTGTCGACttatttgtggatccaATAAAGTTCAATGTGTGCAAAGGAGGATTAGTGTTACAGGCAATCCAGCAGAGAATCAGGGCTTTCAAGGGAGATGTGGTGTCCACGACGTTTCTCACGAAGCTTTTCGAGGAGGTGAGTAAAGACtacttgaactcgttgaaTGAGTGGTTGGTTAACGGAATAATAGATGATCCGTTCAAagagttcttgatcaagcaGACGTCTTTCCAGAGCTTTTTGAAGCCACTGATGCAGATCTATTGGGacgaaatcttcaagttcagGTACGATGGGTTGattgaccaacttcaaagtaAGGATATCCAGAATAAAATCCTTTTGACAGggaagtacttgaacatATTCAAGCATTGTACTGGCCTCGAGAACTTCGAAAGCTTCAATGAAAATCTCATGCCCATAAAGAGTATCTTCAGTCAGGACTTTGAGTTGAAGGTCGACAACTTCTATAAACGAGCCAataaattgttgatgaagttaATTTTCGAAGGATAcaatttcaactttgtAGTGGAATACTACCTGAAGCAATTTCTACTTGATAACTCCAGTGGGGTTGACAACTTTATTGaggccaacttgaacgacttgCAGAGAaataagttcaagatctcgATTTCCAAGCTCATAAAGAGCTTTAATAATACCCTTCTCAGTGATGAAAATAATGACCTTTCCCCCTTGAACAAGAGTTTGAACAGCAAACTCGAGTTTTCCATCAATTCCCTTAGTTTTTATGATTTAGCCAAAGAGGTGTTAGCAGTGGAGCCTATAAATGCAGAGGATGCTATCAGAGATATAAACCGAGGCGAaacatttgaagaaattgtcCACAAGAACCTAGACAACAAACGTCAGAATATTGCCAGTGCTGGTTCCAACATTAGTCCCGAATCCACCGGGAACTTCAGATATGACCCACAGAACGCTGACCAACTCACGATTTTGGGAGTCAATCTTAGCATGGACTTACAGTTccccttgaacttggtaaTCAACTATAACTTTAACCTCCAGTACCAGCTtgtgttcaacaaccagCTTTTCCTCAAGTTTATCAACAAGCTAATCGATAACACATGGAAAGAAGTGTCGTTATCGCATGTGTGGAACTTTCCCGGCTTTGACAGAAAGATCTCAAAGTGGATTCTCCGTAGCAGAGTATTGCTTAATCGGATGAGAGACTTTGTCAACGAGCTTCACTACTACATTTCGTTAGAAGTCATTGACAAGAACcacaaggaattgaagagCCATCTCGAGAGTGTGGCTCAtcagttgaaggaagagCCGTTGGAGTCAAGTTTCAGTGAGGCGGATGCTTCTGGGTTCAATGGTAACTCGTCGTTCGTCAAGGGAATGACCAATAGTTACCATGAACTTTTCAACAGTAAGGCCAACAACACAAATGCCAGTCCAGTAGACatcattgacttgaacaacttgtcCAGTAAGATGGCAACGATTCTCAACAACATTTTGAGAGACACTTTCTTGGTGCATGAGAAGGTGATGAACGAACTCCAGgaattgttggtgttgatagTGCTGTACAACCAGTTTCTtaacaagttgaagctgTCGTTGATCATGATGAACGATGagcttttcttccaatacAAAGAAGCGTACCCTGTTTATATGGAAGATAAGGAGATCAACTCGAACCTGGTAGAGACGATATATGGCAACCTCAACGacgagttgatcaaatacTTTGAGGGCTTCAACAACCTGCTAACAAGGTTTATGTCTTCGATCAACTCGAATCTCGACAATTCGAGTCAGCAGTTCTTAAACCTTTTCCAATCGTTGGAGAACTGCTTCCCGGATCAGTAG
- the UGP1 gene encoding UTP-glucose-1-phosphate uridylyltransferase (EggNog:ENOG503NWDG; COG:G) encodes MSQLTPKKHTKTQSAYQFDNTATNVAASQMRNALNKLVDSIEGQEEQKRFEGEMDSFFALFRRYLTDKVSDNLLDWDKIKSPSKDEVVNSNSLTNDNADNLSKLAVLKLNGGLGTSMGCVGPKSVIEVRDGNTFLDLTVRQIEHLNRNYDTDVPLLLMNSFNTDADTAKIIKKYQGHRIRVRTFNQSKFPRIFKDSLLPVPSSFDDALDNWYPPGHGDLFESLVSSGELDYLLNQGKEILFVSNGDNLGATVDPKILNHMIDTNAEFIMELTDKTRADVKGGTLINYDGQVRLLEIAQVPKEHVEEFKSIKKFKNFNTNNLWINLKAIKRLVESNGIQSEIIPNQKSISKGSSDINVLQLETAVGASIRFFDNAHGIVVPRSRFLPVKTCSDLLLVKSDLFYLEHGALKLDPNRDGFANPLIKLGSHFKKVSNFQSRIPHMPKILELDHLTITGNVNLGKNVSLKGTVIIVCNEGDKIDIPNGSILENVVVTGSLSILEH; translated from the exons ATGTCTCAACTAACCCCAAAAAAGCACACAAAGACCCAATCTGCTTAT CAATTTGACAACACCGCCACCAACGTGGCAGCGTCGCAAATGAGAAACgctttgaacaagttggtaGACAGCATCGAAGGTCAAGAGGAACAGAAGAGATTCGAAGGCGAAATGGACTCATTCTTTGCCTTGTTCAGAAGATACTTAACCGACAAAGTTTCCGACAACTTATTGGACTGGGATAAAATCAAGTCTCCTTCCAAAGACGAAGTCGTGAACTCCAACAGCTTGACCAACGACAACGCCGACAACTTGTCAAAGTTGGCggtattgaagttgaatggGGGATTAGGTACCTCCATGGGATGTGTGGGTCCAAAGTCTGTCATTGAGGTCAGAGACGGTAACACCTTTTTAGACTTGACCGTCAGGCAAATCGAGCATTTGAACAGAAACTACGACACCGACGTgccattgttgttgatgaactcgTTCAACACCGATGCCGACACTGCtaagatcatcaagaaatACCAGGGCCATAGAATCAGGGTCCGGACTTTCAACCAATCCAAGTTCCCCAGAATTTTCAAGGACTCGTTGTTGCCAGTTCCTTCCAGTTTTGATGATGCTTTGGACAACTGGTACCCACCTGGACACGGGGACTTGTTTGAGTCATTGGTGAGTTCAGGGGAATTGGATTACTTGCTCAACCAAGGTAAGGAAATCTTGTTTGTGTCCAATGGAGACAACTTGGGTGCCACTGTGGACcccaaaatcttgaaccaCATGATCGACACCAACGCCGAGTTTATCATGGAATTGACCGATAAGACCAGAGCTGATGTCAAGGGAGGTACGTTGATCAACTATGATGGCCAGGTGAGACTATTGGAAATCGCCCAGGTGCCAAAGGAACATGTGgaagagttcaagtccatcaagaagttcaagaacttcaacaccaacaacttgtggatcaacttgaaggctATCAAGAGATTGGTAGAATCAAACGGTATCCAATCGGAGATCATTCCTAACCAGAAGAGTATCTCCAAGGGCTCTAGTGACATCAATGTTTTGCAATTGGAAACCGCTGTTGGTGCCTCCATTAGATTCTTCGACAACGCCCATGGTATTGTGGTGCCAAGATCCAGATTTTTACCCGTCAAGACTTGTTCcgatttgttgttggtCAAATCAGACTTGTTCTACTTGGAACATGGagccttgaagttggatcCTAACAGAGACGGGTTTGCTAACccattgatcaagttgggttctcacttcaagaaggtttCCAACTTCCAGTCGAGAATTCCTCATATGCCCAAGATTTTGGAACTTGACCATTTGACCATCACCGGTAACGTCAACTTGGGGAAAAACGTCTCCTTGAAGGGAACGGTCATCATTGTGTGTAATGAGGGAGACAAGATTGATATTCCAAATGGATCTATTTTGGAGAACGTCGTTGTTACCGGCAGCTTGTCCATCTTAGAGCATTAA